The following coding sequences lie in one Sesamum indicum cultivar Zhongzhi No. 13 linkage group LG9, S_indicum_v1.0, whole genome shotgun sequence genomic window:
- the LOC105170272 gene encoding ruBisCO large subunit-binding protein subunit alpha — protein MASASAISTASILPSPSKQGGLKNRRVSQLQQGQKFGRKQAKNRFVVRANAKEIAFDQKSRAAMQSGIDKLADAVGLTLGPRGRNVVLDEFGSPKVVNDGVTIARAIELPNAMENAGAALIREVASKTNDSAGDGTTTASVLAREIIKLGLLSVTSGANPVSLKKGIDKTVQGLINELENKARPIKGREDIKAIASISAGNDESIGTMIADAIDKVGPDGVLSIESSSSFETTVDVEEGMEIDRGYISPQFVTNPEKLLVEFENARVLVTDQKISAIKDIIPLLEKTTQLRAPLLIIAEDVTGEALATLVVNKLRGILNVAAIKAPGFGERRKALLQDIAIVTGAEYQATDLGLLVENTDIDQLGSARKITINKESTTIIADAASKDELQARIAQLKKELSETDSVYDSEKLAERIAKLSGGVAVIKVGAATETELEDRKLRIEDAKNATFAAIEEGIVPGGGAALVHLSTHVPAIKDKLEDADERLGADIIQKALIAPASLIAQNAGVEGEVVVDKVKAGEWEFGYNAMTDAYENLVEAGVIDPAKVTRCALQNAASVAGMVLTTQAIVVEKPKPKTPAAAAAAGAQQGSDGYYSV, from the exons ATGGCTTCAGCTAGTGCTATCTCCACTGCCTCCATCCTCCCTTCACCTTCTAAACAA GGAGGATTAAAGAATAGGAGAGTGAGCCAATTGCAGCAGGGGCAGAAGTTTGGTCGGAAGCAAGCCAAGAATCGGTTTGTGGTGAGGGCCAATGCTAAGGAAATTGCATTTGACCAGAAGTCCAGGGCTGCAATGCAGTCCGGTATTGATAAGCTTGCTGATGCTGTCGGTCTTACTCTTGGTCCCAGGG GAAGGAATGTTGTCTTGGATGAATTTGGGTCCCCGAAGGTGGTAAATGATGGGGTAACGATTGCACGAGCCATAGAGTTGCCTAACGCTATGGAAAATGCTGGTGCTGCTTTGATTAGGGAG GTTGCTAGCAAGACAAACGATTCTGCAGGTGATGGGACTACTACGGCATCTGTTCTTGCCCGTGAAATCATCAAACTTGGCCTTCTGAGCGTTACCTCTGGTGCCAATCCAGTTTCATTGAAGAAGGGCATTGATAAAACTGTGCAGGGTTTGATTAATGAGCTTGAGAACAAAGCCAGGCCCATTAAGGGTCGAGAAGATATCAAAG CTATTGCATCGATCTCTGCGGGAAATGATGAGAGTATTGGTACAATGATTGCTGATGCCATAGACAAGGTTGGACCAGATGGTGTCTTATCCATTGAGTCATCATCTTCCTTTGAGACCACTGTCGATGTAGAAGAAGGAATGGAG ATTGATAGAGGATACATATCCCCACAGTTTGTTACCAATCCTGAGAAGCTCCTTGTTGAATTCGAGAATGCTAGAGTACTGGTTACAGACCAGAAGATTTCTGCGATAAAGGACATCATTCCCTTGCTAGAGAAGACCACACAGTTACGAGCACCTTTACTTATTATTGCAGAAGATGTTACTGGGGAGGCTTTGGCTACTCTTGTTGTAAACAAGCTCCGAGGAATTTTGAATGTGGCCGCCATCAAAGCACCTGGTTttggagaaagaagaaaagccCTTCTTCAAGATATTGCCATTGTGACAG GGGCGGAATATCAAGCTACTGATTTGGGCTTGCTAGTGGAGAATACTGATATAGACCAGTTGGGTTCGGCAAGAAAGATTACAATCAACAAAGAATCCACAACCATCATCGCTGATGCTGCATCAAAGGATGAGCTGCAGGCTAGGATCGCTCAACTTAAAAAGGAGTTGTCTGAGACTGATTCAGTTTATGACTCTGAGAAACTTGCTGAAAGAATCGCAAAACTCTCTGGTGGGGTTGCTGTAATCAAAGTTGGTGCTGCAACAGAAACTGAACTTGAGGACCGCAAACTTCGCATTGAGGATGCTAAGAATGCAACTTTTGCTGCCATTGAGGAAGGTATTGTGCCAGGTGGTGGTGCTGCACTAGTCCATCTCTCAACTCATGTTCCTGCCATCAAGGACAAGCTCGAAGACGCAGATGAGCGACTAGGTGCTGATATTATCCAAAAG GCGCTAATAGCACCCGCATCTTTGATTGCTCAAAATGCTGGGGTTGAAGGTGAGGTGGTCGTCGACAAAGTGAAGGCTGGTGAATGGGAGTTTGGTTATAATGCAATGACTGATGCATACGAGAATTTGGTAGAAGCTGGAGTTATCGACCCAGCCAAGGTGACAAGATGTGCCTTGCAAAATGCAGCTTCCGTCGCCGGTATGGTGCTCACCACCCAAGCCATTGTG GTGGAGAAACCCAAGCCAAAAACAcctgcagcagcagcagcagctggAGCTCAACAAGGCAGTGACGGCTATTACTCTGTGTGA